Proteins encoded together in one Candidatus Neomarinimicrobiota bacterium window:
- a CDS encoding YebC/PmpR family DNA-binding transcriptional regulator, which yields MSGHSKWNTIKRKKGAIDAKRGKTFTKVIKEITVAAREGGGDESSNPRLRAAITTAKGVNMPLANIEKAIKRGTGELPGIVYEEAIYEGYGPGGAALLISALTDNKNRTVSELRRILTKSGGSLAGPGSVAWIFEAKGLILISTKSVSEEDLFSAAVEAGADDIRTEGNMFEVVTTPENYENVKASITGSGIEMDSTELTQVPGSSVKIEGNDARVLLRLMEELENHDDVQGVYSNFDIDESIIEEIAAV from the coding sequence ATGTCAGGTCATTCCAAATGGAATACCATAAAGAGAAAAAAGGGTGCGATAGATGCTAAGCGTGGAAAGACTTTTACAAAAGTCATCAAGGAGATAACGGTCGCAGCCCGTGAAGGGGGCGGAGACGAATCGTCAAATCCCCGTCTCAGAGCAGCAATAACCACAGCTAAAGGGGTCAATATGCCCTTGGCGAATATAGAGAAGGCGATCAAGAGGGGAACAGGAGAGCTGCCGGGTATTGTTTATGAGGAAGCGATTTACGAGGGTTATGGTCCGGGAGGCGCGGCATTGCTGATATCCGCTTTGACGGATAACAAAAACAGGACGGTTTCCGAACTCAGGCGCATATTGACCAAATCCGGTGGTTCCTTAGCCGGTCCTGGCAGCGTCGCATGGATATTCGAGGCTAAAGGACTGATTCTCATCAGTACAAAGAGTGTAAGCGAGGAAGATCTCTTCTCGGCGGCGGTGGAAGCAGGCGCTGATGATATAAGGACTGAAGGCAATATGTTTGAGGTAGTGACTACGCCTGAAAATTATGAGAATGTAAAAGCCTCCATCACCGGGTCAGGAATCGAAATGGATTCTACTGAATTGACTCAGGTGCCGGGTTCCTCCGTAAAAATTGAAGGCAACGATGCGCGAGTTCTGCTCCGACTCATGGAGGAGCTGGAAAATCATGACGATGTACAGGGCGTCTATTCAAATTTCGATATAGACGAAAGCATCATCGAGGAAATAGCCGCTGTCTGA
- a CDS encoding thioredoxin family protein translates to MGLLKESDKEAVRERFSELQSDVKIINFTQTIECMYCSETRSLLEEIAGLSDKISLDVYNFITDEEKVKEFNIDKIPATVIMGEKDYGIRFYGIPSGYEFSSLLEDISMVSSGDSGLTQETKDQLHSLTDPMHLQVYVTPTUPHCPAAVRLAHQFAMESEIVTADMVEATEFPQLSMKYGVRGVPMTVVNERPAITGALPEPVFLAQAMSAVNPDMTG, encoded by the coding sequence ATGGGATTACTCAAAGAATCAGATAAAGAAGCTGTCAGGGAGAGGTTCAGCGAGCTTCAAAGCGATGTTAAGATTATAAACTTCACCCAGACTATTGAGTGCATGTACTGTTCGGAGACGCGCAGCCTTTTAGAGGAAATAGCCGGGCTATCAGATAAGATATCTCTCGATGTTTATAATTTTATCACCGACGAGGAAAAAGTTAAGGAGTTCAACATTGATAAGATTCCGGCTACGGTCATTATGGGCGAAAAGGATTACGGTATAAGATTTTACGGCATACCGTCCGGTTATGAATTTTCGAGTCTGCTCGAGGACATATCAATGGTTTCCTCGGGTGATTCGGGTCTCACACAGGAGACTAAGGATCAACTTCACTCTCTCACCGACCCGATGCACTTACAGGTTTACGTAACGCCTACATGACCACATTGTCCGGCCGCGGTGCGGCTCGCGCATCAGTTTGCGATGGAAAGTGAAATCGTAACCGCCGATATGGTAGAAGCGACGGAATTTCCTCAATTAAGCATGAAATACGGCGTCCGGGGAGTGCCGATGACCGTCGTAAATGAACGACCCGCAATAACGGGAGCACTGCCTGAACCGGTATTTCTCGCTCAGGCTATGTCAGCTGTGAATCCCGATATGACCGGTTAA
- a CDS encoding ABC transporter substrate-binding protein, with translation MDIHCKKYSALSNRLLKSILILMLLSGCSKKDNSNLPDEIRLGFMPDFTHAQAFVGVEKKHYALNLKGVKISPKAYLTGATIMRDIIGAELDFAFVDPVSAIVSFSRRSDNTFKIVAGVSSGGVLFVAQRNIPPGFISKFQGKSVAVPEINGSQYVSFKDFLRAKLPGNSDGIASINITPLDRNELMNSFISGIIVGAWYPEPWASKLIMEGKGYAYVNESSLWTKSIFASAVLICRSDFMREYPDAVDRFLKAHVSTTIWIRSNKKETIEILSKGVTALTGESISKQAANKAYGNFVPTYDPVKPSLLKYAAKANKLGLISGKNIESIFEFSPIDTILKYENLPPIKMIIN, from the coding sequence TTGGATATTCACTGTAAAAAATATTCCGCTCTGTCAAATAGACTACTCAAATCAATTCTGATACTTATGCTTTTGAGCGGATGCAGCAAAAAAGACAATTCAAACCTGCCTGACGAGATAAGGTTGGGTTTTATGCCCGATTTCACTCATGCACAGGCATTCGTCGGAGTGGAGAAAAAGCATTACGCTCTAAATTTGAAGGGTGTAAAGATCAGCCCGAAGGCATACTTAACGGGCGCTACAATAATGAGGGACATCATAGGAGCCGAACTGGATTTTGCGTTTGTCGATCCGGTATCAGCGATTGTCAGTTTTTCCCGCAGGAGCGATAATACCTTTAAAATTGTAGCGGGAGTCAGCAGCGGCGGCGTTCTTTTTGTCGCGCAGAGGAATATTCCTCCGGGTTTTATTTCGAAATTTCAGGGTAAATCAGTCGCGGTACCGGAAATAAACGGATCACAATATGTCTCCTTCAAGGATTTTTTGAGAGCAAAACTGCCCGGGAATTCGGATGGGATAGCCAGTATAAATATAACTCCTCTCGACAGAAATGAGTTAATGAATTCGTTCATCAGCGGGATTATTGTCGGGGCGTGGTACCCTGAACCATGGGCGTCGAAGTTAATTATGGAGGGAAAGGGTTATGCGTACGTAAACGAAAGTTCTCTATGGACCAAATCGATATTCGCATCGGCGGTTCTTATATGTCGATCTGACTTCATGCGCGAGTATCCTGATGCGGTAGATCGGTTTCTGAAAGCCCACGTAAGCACGACCATCTGGATAAGGAGTAATAAAAAGGAGACAATAGAAATTCTCTCTAAAGGAGTAACGGCGCTGACAGGAGAGAGCATCTCCAAACAAGCAGCAAATAAAGCTTACGGGAATTTTGTTCCCACATATGACCCTGTGAAACCCTCACTCTTGAAATATGCCGCTAAGGCAAACAAATTAGGGCTGATATCAGGAAAAAACATAGAGAGCATATTTGAGTTTTCACCGATAGACACAATTTTGAAGTACGAAAATTTACCGCCGATAAAAATGATAATTAATTGA
- the gcvT gene encoding glycine cleavage system aminomethyltransferase GcvT, giving the protein MKRTALYDEHLKAGAKIVSFAGYEMPIKYSGIVDEHQAVRESVGIFDISHMGEFEVRGDGALDYLQKMTLNDVSKLEVNQAQYSGICYEDGGMIDDLLVYRLEDHYMIVVNAANIKTDLDWFESHKPEGVELRNVSDDTSLIAVQGKNSKELIKRLSSADLDNITYYTFVEDTVAEKAAIVSRTGYTGELGFELYLKSGDASAVWRALLSAGTEFGIKPAGLGARDTLRLEMCYCLYGNDIDSTTTPLEAGLGWITKLNKGDFIGSDILRQQKEEGLKKKLISFEMDKKAIPRHGYDLLFDGAAVGSVTSGTFSPTLQKGIGLGYIAAGTHKPGTEIRVDIRGRTESARIVKPPFYKPE; this is encoded by the coding sequence GTGAAGCGAACGGCATTATATGACGAGCATCTGAAAGCCGGCGCCAAAATCGTATCGTTCGCGGGCTACGAAATGCCCATTAAGTATTCGGGCATAGTGGATGAACATCAGGCGGTGAGGGAGAGCGTCGGTATCTTTGACATATCCCATATGGGAGAGTTTGAAGTGCGCGGTGACGGAGCGCTTGATTACCTGCAAAAAATGACCTTGAACGACGTCTCCAAATTAGAAGTGAACCAGGCTCAGTATTCAGGAATCTGCTACGAAGACGGCGGAATGATAGATGACCTTCTCGTATACAGGCTTGAAGATCATTACATGATCGTTGTGAATGCGGCAAATATCAAAACGGATCTTGACTGGTTTGAATCGCATAAACCGGAAGGTGTTGAACTCAGGAACGTTTCGGACGATACCTCCTTGATTGCGGTTCAGGGGAAAAATTCAAAAGAACTCATAAAAAGATTGAGCTCTGCCGATCTTGATAACATTACGTATTACACTTTCGTGGAAGACACGGTAGCTGAAAAAGCTGCGATAGTTTCAAGAACGGGATATACGGGTGAATTGGGTTTCGAGCTTTATCTCAAATCCGGGGATGCCTCTGCAGTCTGGAGGGCGCTCTTGTCGGCAGGGACCGAGTTCGGCATAAAGCCGGCAGGACTCGGCGCTCGTGACACACTCAGGCTTGAGATGTGCTATTGCCTGTACGGTAATGACATAGACAGTACGACGACTCCCTTAGAAGCGGGATTAGGCTGGATAACGAAGTTGAACAAAGGTGATTTTATCGGATCAGACATCCTCAGACAACAGAAGGAAGAGGGACTTAAGAAAAAGCTTATCTCCTTTGAAATGGATAAAAAAGCCATCCCGAGGCACGGATACGATTTGCTGTTCGATGGCGCTGCCGTTGGCAGTGTTACAAGCGGAACGTTTTCGCCGACGCTGCAAAAAGGAATCGGGTTAGGGTATATAGCAGCGGGTACTCATAAACCGGGAACGGAAATCAGAGTTGACATTAGGGGAAGAACGGAGTCAGCCCGGATAGTCAAACCCCCGTTCTATAAGCCCGAATAG
- a CDS encoding DNA translocase FtsK — protein MLLIVTGYFGMSVYGLTTAVGSALSNLISTAGKLRKSKDKRRSQRQIIEPDIEPGDEKIAEENWTPPEVVTQKELVTEESKAEDLPEEGEMIQGVEDEKETVTKADRTADEEDDENQDEIHRADFTVKEQIVEKEVDYDAERAEYAKREYNLPSVELLDVAPQPVEDQISKEEIMNNARLLENTLESFGVSAKVVEVHPGPVITRFELEPATGVKVSKIVTLADDIALALRAKRVRILAPIPGKAAVGVEIPNKNAQFVYLRSIINSEKFASMKSPLTIALGKTAAGEIICVDLATMPHLLIAGSTGSGKSVCINTIITSFLYKARPDEVKFIMVDPKKLELSTYKQLKNYYLMPLRDVKEQIITSPQLAVIALKSAEVEMERRYDLLVNAGVRSIADYNNKAETSDEFSKLPYVVVIIDELADLMITAAKDIEEPIARLTQMARAVGIHLIVATQRPSVDVLTGVIKANFPARMAFQVATKVDSRTIIDMNGAEKLLGNGDMLYVPPAEPEAIRVHNSFVSLPEIERVMEHVNLQPKYEEKPLPSMKEAPLSSDKEGYLEYYGNDALLPEAMRLVVTHRQGSVSLLQRRLRVGYSRAARLIDELENAGVVGPFEGSKAREVLWDDEDLKKNLENSNEEDDE, from the coding sequence ATGCTGCTAATCGTTACAGGATATTTCGGGATGAGTGTTTATGGATTGACGACCGCGGTAGGCAGCGCATTGAGCAACTTAATTTCTACTGCGGGCAAACTACGAAAGAGCAAAGATAAACGACGGAGCCAACGTCAGATTATTGAACCGGATATTGAGCCGGGAGATGAGAAGATCGCAGAAGAGAACTGGACTCCGCCTGAGGTAGTCACCCAAAAGGAGCTTGTTACCGAAGAATCGAAGGCGGAGGATCTACCTGAAGAGGGGGAGATGATTCAAGGCGTTGAGGACGAGAAAGAAACCGTTACAAAAGCGGATCGGACGGCTGACGAAGAGGATGATGAAAATCAGGATGAGATTCACAGAGCGGATTTCACGGTAAAAGAACAGATTGTCGAAAAAGAAGTTGATTATGATGCTGAACGGGCAGAGTATGCAAAACGGGAATATAATCTCCCCTCGGTGGAACTTTTAGACGTTGCCCCTCAACCGGTTGAGGATCAGATCTCCAAGGAAGAGATCATGAACAACGCCAGGCTATTGGAGAATACGCTCGAAAGTTTTGGCGTGAGCGCCAAGGTCGTTGAAGTTCATCCCGGTCCGGTCATAACAAGGTTCGAGTTGGAACCCGCCACCGGAGTAAAGGTGAGCAAAATCGTGACGCTTGCGGATGACATTGCTCTGGCACTTCGCGCCAAGAGAGTGAGAATTCTCGCTCCGATACCGGGAAAAGCCGCTGTCGGAGTGGAAATACCCAACAAGAACGCCCAGTTTGTATATTTGCGTTCGATCATAAATTCCGAGAAATTCGCCTCTATGAAATCACCGCTCACGATAGCGCTCGGAAAAACGGCGGCCGGCGAAATTATTTGCGTCGATCTTGCCACGATGCCGCATCTACTGATTGCAGGTTCCACAGGTTCGGGAAAGAGCGTATGTATCAACACAATTATCACGAGCTTTTTATATAAAGCGAGGCCCGATGAAGTCAAATTCATTATGGTAGATCCGAAAAAATTAGAACTCTCGACTTATAAACAGCTCAAAAATTATTATCTGATGCCGCTGCGGGATGTAAAGGAGCAAATTATCACTTCACCTCAACTCGCGGTCATAGCGCTTAAAAGCGCTGAGGTGGAGATGGAGCGGCGATACGATCTTCTCGTGAATGCTGGAGTCAGGAGCATCGCCGACTATAACAACAAGGCTGAAACATCCGATGAATTCTCCAAATTACCCTACGTCGTAGTGATAATCGATGAGCTGGCGGATTTGATGATAACCGCCGCAAAGGATATCGAGGAACCGATAGCGCGGTTGACGCAGATGGCACGTGCTGTCGGTATCCACCTGATTGTGGCTACTCAACGTCCGTCGGTGGACGTGCTTACGGGAGTGATCAAGGCAAACTTCCCGGCGCGGATGGCATTTCAAGTGGCCACTAAAGTTGACTCCCGTACGATCATTGATATGAACGGAGCAGAGAAACTCCTCGGCAATGGGGATATGCTTTACGTTCCACCCGCTGAACCGGAAGCAATAAGAGTGCATAATTCATTTGTTTCACTGCCGGAAATTGAGAGGGTCATGGAACATGTGAACTTGCAGCCGAAATACGAGGAAAAGCCTCTGCCGTCTATGAAGGAAGCTCCCTTATCTTCAGACAAAGAGGGATATCTCGAATATTACGGGAATGATGCTCTTTTGCCTGAAGCGATGCGTCTTGTTGTAACTCACCGGCAGGGTTCCGTATCATTATTACAAAGACGGTTAAGGGTGGGATATTCCAGAGCTGCGAGGCTCATAGATGAGCTTGAAAATGCCGGAGTCGTCGGTCCTTTTGAAGGTAGTAAGGCGCGGGAAGTACTTTGGGATGATGAGGATCTGAAGAAAAATCTTGAAAACAGCAATGAAGAGGATGATGAGTGA
- the lon gene encoding endopeptidase La: MEGFENEHIPEVLPILPLRNTVLFPQQVIPISIGREKSVSLISKVSETDKLIGVVAQRDGSIEHPESKDLYTWGTLAAVLKVFDMPDGSKSAIIQGLQRIKLITYLEEEPYIKAAVQQINDEETDNDLEIEAMTVNVKAVFQDIVEIAPYLSMEHTSLLANLDEPGKLVDRAISVLNIRTSEKQSILEEVGLRRRLEQANIVLNKELQRLQLGEKIQTEVQGEINKTQREYFLREQLKAIKRELGEEDELAMEQKELRERMEEANLSEEALKVAEKELDRLSRIPPSSPEYTVSRTYLDWLLDLPWDVSTEDNMDIKAAQAVLDGDHYGLEKVKKRILEYLSVRQLKADMKGPILCFVGPPGTGKTSVGKSIADAIGRKFVRMSLGGVHDEAEIRGHRRTYIGALPGRIIQGLKKSGSNNPIFMLDEIDKVGKDFRGDPSSALLEVLDPEQNDTFSDHYLEVEFDLSKVMFIATANLADPIPPALKDRMELIEFSGYIEEEKAQIAKKFLIPKQLEGHGLTEKDLTFEDSGLKELIHSYTRESGVRNLEREIANVARGVAREIVEGKGKKKKKRLTKETISNYLGPVRFFSEIAERIKKPGIVTGLAYTPAGGDILFIEATAMPGKGKLTLTGQLGDVMKESAEAALSFIRSQGEELGIDPKFIEYTDLHIHVPAGAIPKDGPSAGVTMFSAMVSLLTGKRLKLDIAMTGEITLRGAVLPVGGIKEKVIAAHRAGIKQIILPEKNKKDLEEIPKSTRRGLKFHFVSEMKEVIDIALVKTPGRRSNAASNKLHGATHIQSGRA, from the coding sequence ATGGAAGGCTTCGAAAACGAACATATTCCGGAAGTATTACCGATACTTCCTTTAAGAAATACCGTCCTGTTTCCACAACAGGTGATACCGATATCAATCGGCAGGGAGAAGTCCGTCAGTTTGATTTCAAAGGTCAGCGAGACGGATAAGTTGATAGGCGTTGTTGCTCAGCGAGACGGCTCTATCGAACATCCGGAATCGAAAGACCTTTACACGTGGGGCACTTTGGCGGCGGTGCTGAAAGTATTTGATATGCCTGATGGAAGTAAAAGCGCTATCATCCAGGGACTACAGCGAATTAAGTTGATCACATATCTTGAAGAGGAGCCGTATATCAAAGCGGCGGTGCAGCAAATTAACGATGAAGAAACGGATAACGACCTCGAAATAGAGGCGATGACGGTAAACGTAAAGGCGGTTTTTCAGGACATCGTCGAGATTGCTCCGTATCTCTCGATGGAACACACTTCTCTCCTCGCCAATTTAGACGAGCCGGGGAAATTAGTAGACCGCGCAATATCAGTACTTAACATCCGCACGTCCGAAAAACAGTCGATATTGGAAGAGGTGGGTCTGAGAAGGCGACTCGAACAGGCAAACATAGTATTGAATAAGGAACTTCAACGCCTTCAGTTGGGCGAGAAGATCCAGACCGAAGTACAGGGAGAGATAAATAAAACTCAGAGAGAATATTTTTTGAGGGAACAGCTGAAAGCCATCAAGCGTGAATTGGGTGAAGAAGACGAACTCGCAATGGAACAGAAAGAGCTCAGAGAAAGGATGGAAGAAGCCAATCTTTCAGAAGAAGCGCTCAAAGTGGCGGAAAAGGAACTCGACCGGTTAAGCCGGATTCCTCCGTCCTCTCCGGAATATACCGTATCACGCACTTACCTTGACTGGTTATTAGACCTCCCATGGGATGTTTCAACAGAAGACAACATGGATATTAAAGCGGCGCAAGCGGTGCTCGACGGCGATCATTACGGGCTTGAAAAGGTAAAGAAAAGAATCCTCGAATATCTGTCGGTTCGACAGCTTAAGGCTGACATGAAGGGACCTATACTCTGTTTTGTCGGACCTCCGGGAACGGGCAAAACTTCCGTTGGTAAATCGATAGCTGACGCAATAGGCAGGAAGTTTGTCAGAATGTCCCTGGGCGGCGTTCACGATGAGGCGGAGATAAGAGGACACCGCAGGACATATATCGGAGCGCTTCCGGGAAGAATTATTCAGGGGCTGAAAAAATCGGGATCGAACAATCCGATATTCATGCTTGACGAGATCGATAAGGTGGGTAAAGATTTTCGTGGTGATCCGTCTTCCGCATTGCTCGAAGTACTCGATCCGGAACAAAACGATACTTTTTCTGATCACTACTTAGAAGTGGAATTCGATCTCTCGAAGGTAATGTTCATCGCCACCGCGAATTTAGCGGACCCGATACCTCCCGCGCTGAAAGACAGAATGGAACTGATTGAATTTTCCGGATATATAGAGGAAGAGAAGGCACAAATCGCCAAGAAATTTCTAATCCCGAAGCAGCTGGAGGGACATGGGCTTACCGAAAAGGATCTGACATTTGAGGATTCAGGCTTGAAGGAGCTTATTCATTCGTATACGCGTGAATCGGGAGTCAGAAACCTCGAGAGAGAAATAGCGAACGTAGCCCGAGGCGTAGCCCGGGAGATCGTGGAAGGGAAAGGGAAAAAGAAAAAGAAGCGGCTGACAAAAGAGACTATATCAAATTATCTCGGCCCTGTAAGGTTCTTCTCCGAGATCGCAGAGAGAATAAAGAAACCTGGAATCGTAACAGGTCTTGCATATACCCCTGCGGGTGGAGATATACTATTCATTGAGGCGACCGCAATGCCGGGTAAGGGCAAACTCACTCTGACGGGTCAGCTCGGTGACGTAATGAAGGAGTCCGCCGAAGCTGCGCTTTCGTTTATACGCTCTCAAGGCGAGGAATTGGGTATTGACCCCAAGTTTATCGAATATACAGATCTGCATATTCACGTACCAGCAGGCGCAATCCCCAAGGACGGTCCTTCAGCAGGAGTTACAATGTTTTCGGCGATGGTATCGCTGCTGACCGGCAAAAGATTGAAATTGGACATTGCCATGACGGGTGAAATAACTCTCAGAGGTGCAGTTCTGCCGGTAGGCGGAATTAAGGAAAAAGTTATCGCCGCTCACCGTGCCGGAATCAAACAAATTATTCTGCCGGAAAAGAACAAAAAAGACCTTGAGGAGATACCGAAATCTACTCGCAGAGGACTGAAATTTCATTTCGTTTCAGAAATGAAAGAAGTGATCGACATAGCGCTGGTCAAGACTCCGGGAAGACGCTCAAACGCCGCATCGAATAAACTACACGGTGCGACTCATATTCAATCGGGAAGAGCCTGA
- the ruvA gene encoding Holliday junction branch migration protein RuvA: MISHIRGTLVQKQPLLVIVDVGGLGYSINIPLSTFEKLPDKDSSVELFTHLHVREDEMSLYGFQTEDERKMFRLLIGISGIGPKVAIGILSGTGIPQLRKAVTEGDVDRLTTIKGIGKKTAQRLIVELRDKLGAPEDGDEWLRSEGEEPEVEENLLSAAYALETLGYSSKQAFAAAKKSLKTLGNDAEPEQLIKEALGKVG, encoded by the coding sequence GTGATAAGTCATATCAGAGGTACTCTTGTCCAAAAACAACCTCTACTCGTCATAGTTGACGTCGGCGGACTCGGATATTCGATAAATATCCCGCTGAGCACTTTCGAAAAGCTTCCCGATAAGGATTCATCAGTGGAGCTGTTCACTCATTTGCACGTAAGAGAAGACGAAATGTCGCTATACGGATTTCAGACTGAAGACGAAAGAAAGATGTTCCGACTGCTGATCGGTATCTCCGGGATAGGGCCCAAAGTAGCTATCGGAATCCTTTCGGGTACGGGAATCCCGCAGTTGAGAAAAGCGGTGACCGAGGGGGACGTTGACAGGCTTACGACAATAAAGGGGATAGGCAAAAAGACCGCTCAGCGGTTGATAGTGGAATTGAGGGATAAGCTCGGCGCCCCGGAAGACGGTGATGAATGGCTGAGAAGCGAAGGCGAAGAACCGGAGGTGGAAGAAAATTTGCTTTCGGCTGCCTATGCCTTAGAGACCCTGGGCTACTCCTCCAAACAGGCTTTTGCCGCCGCGAAGAAATCTCTCAAAACTCTCGGCAATGATGCAGAGCCTGAGCAGTTAATAAAAGAAGCATTAGGTAAAGTTGGGTAG
- a CDS encoding pyridoxal phosphate-dependent aminotransferase gives MYLADRTNRLGTETAFEVLARARALEAQGRSVIHLEIGEPDFDTPRHIIDAAHKALDDGWTHYGPASGDMELKEAVVKEILSTRRVEVGVDNIVVTPGAKPIMFFAILACIEEEDEVIYPNPGFPIYESMINFIGAKAIPIMLREEMDFSFDVNELSDLISDKTRMIILNSPQNPTGGVIPKEDLEAIATLVADRDIIVLTDEVYSRMVYDGEHNSILSLDGMKEKTILIEGFSKTYAMTGWRLGYGVMPENIADMVTKFMVNCNSCTASFTQRAGIQALNGSQEDSINMVEAFRKRREVIVNGLNEISGISCKMPKGAFYVFPNIKETGLSSQEAEDKFLNEAGVASLKGTSFGANGEGYVRLSYANSTENIKEALNRIAGVL, from the coding sequence ATGTATCTTGCAGACAGGACGAATAGACTTGGAACCGAAACGGCGTTTGAAGTGCTCGCCAGAGCGAGAGCTCTTGAGGCGCAGGGAAGATCGGTAATTCACCTGGAGATAGGCGAACCGGATTTTGATACTCCACGCCATATAATTGATGCTGCGCATAAGGCGCTTGATGACGGATGGACGCATTATGGACCCGCGAGCGGCGATATGGAGCTTAAAGAAGCAGTCGTGAAGGAAATTCTCTCCACGAGGAGAGTAGAGGTAGGCGTGGATAACATTGTAGTAACTCCGGGCGCTAAACCGATAATGTTCTTTGCGATCCTCGCGTGTATAGAGGAAGAAGATGAGGTCATCTATCCTAATCCGGGGTTTCCCATCTACGAGTCGATGATCAACTTCATCGGGGCAAAAGCGATACCGATAATGCTGCGCGAAGAGATGGACTTCAGTTTCGACGTAAACGAATTAAGCGATCTGATAAGCGACAAAACGCGGATGATAATCCTTAACTCCCCTCAGAATCCTACAGGGGGAGTGATACCGAAAGAAGACTTAGAAGCAATTGCTACGTTGGTCGCCGACAGAGATATAATCGTCTTGACCGATGAAGTTTATAGTCGAATGGTTTACGACGGTGAACACAACTCGATTCTTTCGTTGGACGGGATGAAGGAAAAAACGATTTTGATAGAAGGGTTTTCCAAGACTTACGCAATGACAGGCTGGCGGCTCGGATATGGAGTGATGCCGGAAAATATAGCCGATATGGTGACAAAATTTATGGTAAACTGTAACTCCTGCACCGCTTCGTTCACTCAACGGGCTGGAATTCAGGCTTTAAACGGTTCGCAGGAGGATTCGATAAATATGGTTGAAGCGTTTCGTAAAAGAAGAGAAGTCATCGTAAACGGTTTGAACGAAATTTCCGGAATCAGCTGCAAAATGCCGAAGGGCGCATTTTACGTATTTCCGAACATAAAAGAGACCGGACTATCATCTCAGGAGGCGGAGGATAAATTTCTCAACGAAGCGGGAGTCGCCTCTCTAAAAGGGACGTCGTTCGGAGCGAACGGCGAAGGATATGTGCGTCTTTCATACGCAAATTCGACCGAGAATATCAAAGAAGCGTTGAACAGGATAGCCGGTGTCCTTTGA
- the ruvC gene encoding crossover junction endodeoxyribonuclease RuvC, with protein MSEKNLPVTIIGIDPGLASAGFGVIRRVGNNLSYVDSGEIATNSKTNFAERLLILSNWLEEVVTRTQPEVGVIEETFYGENAKTALQMGHARGALMLTLARANVMSVEYSVRSIKQSVVGNGGASKQQVEYMVKNLLNVNELPGGHASDALAAAICYANQGALNL; from the coding sequence CTGTCTGAGAAGAACCTACCAGTTACAATCATCGGGATCGACCCCGGATTAGCATCCGCGGGATTCGGCGTCATCAGAAGAGTGGGTAATAATCTCAGTTATGTCGATTCGGGCGAGATAGCCACCAATTCAAAAACTAATTTTGCCGAGCGTCTTCTGATCTTAAGCAACTGGCTTGAAGAGGTAGTTACGAGAACGCAACCCGAAGTGGGTGTCATAGAGGAAACGTTTTATGGAGAGAACGCCAAAACCGCGTTACAGATGGGACATGCCCGCGGCGCCCTGATGCTTACTCTCGCAAGAGCAAATGTCATGAGTGTCGAGTACTCTGTCCGTTCGATAAAACAATCTGTCGTAGGCAACGGCGGTGCGTCCAAGCAGCAGGTGGAATATATGGTAAAGAACTTATTGAATGTAAATGAGCTGCCGGGCGGACACGCATCCGACGCGCTTGCAGCTGCTATCTGCTATGCCAATCAGGGGGCACTGAATCTGTGA